Sequence from the Ereboglobus luteus genome:
CATGAACCCGCCCAAAAGATACGAGCTTGCGACGCCGATTTGCGTTCCGGTGGCAAGCACGCCGAGCGCGAGCGACAATTTTTCGGCGGGAAATAATTTGCCCAGCACGCTCCATCCCGCCGGTTGCAAAACGCTTTGCCCGATTGCCAGCAACGCGCGCGCGAAAACCAGCCCTGAAAACGAAGCTGCCAGTCCGAAAAAAATCGTCCCCGCCGACCACACCAGCACGCCGAGAAAAAGAATCCGCCGACTTGACCATCGGTCCACAATCCACCCCATTAGCAAGCTGCCGATGAGAAATGCGATTGCAAAAACAGGCCCCTGCAACAGCCCCATTTTAATGTCATCCAAACGGAAGGCTTCCCTTATCGGATCAACCACCAGCCCGATGAGAAACCGGTCCACGCTGGCAAGCGCCGTGAGGAAAACGAAAACACCAACCACAGCCCAAGCCTTCCAATTTCGGAAATGCGAATGAGTGTTTTTGTGGGTGCGAGTGTTGTCGTGAACCATGCTTCCCCGTGAATATAACCGCCACCGCGCAAACTTTGAATGCGCGCGCGTTCAGAAAATCATAGCGCGCATTCAAGACGCGCGTTTCGCGCCAGCGCACTGTTGCCAATTTGAAAACGCGCGCATGATATTCTTTTTCAAACGATGGCAGACCCCTTATCGGACATTCTCAGACTGGCAAAAGTGGAGCCGACGGTCGCGGGCGGATTCACCGCCGGCGGCGCGTGGAGCATTCGTTTTCCCGCGCCGGATAAGCTCAAGTTTTTCGCCATCCTAAAAGGCGGATGCTGGCTGGCAATCGACAATCACAAGACGCCCGTCCGCATCGAGGAAGGCGATGTCATCCTGCTCTCCCTGCAAACATCCTTCATACTTGCGGGCGACTTGAGTGCCGTGCCATTGGACGCGGTTAAACTCTTTGAAAAAAGCAAAACACAAGTCATCGGTGATGCCGAGGATTGCGTGCAAATCGGCGGACACATCCGCCTTGACGGGGCGAGCGGCGCGATTCTCGAGGACGTTTTGCCACCCTTCATTCACATCAAGGCAGCCTCACCCCAAGCCGCGTCCGTCAAGTGGCTGCTCGACCAATATGTCCGTGAACGCGCCCGTGTTTTGCCGGGTGGCGAAATCACCGCCGCGCATCTGGTCGGGCTCATGTTTGTCCAGATTTTGCGGCTTTATGTCGATGAAGGCGCGCCACTGGCCTCCGAGTGGCTTCGCGCCATCGCGGACAAACAGCTCGCACCGGCATTGCGACTGATGCACGAGACGCCGGGACGTTCCTGGCGGATTGACGAACTGGCGAAAGCCTCCGGCATGTCGCGAACGGCGTTTGCGGTGCGTTTCAAGACCGTCGCCGGCATCGCGCCGCTCGCCTATCTCACGCAATGGCGCATGCGCCTTGCGGAACACGCTCTGCGCGAGGAAAATGCGACGCTTGCCGCGCTCGCCGAGCGACTCGGTTACTCGTCGGAAAGCGCTTTCAGCAATGCGTTCAAGCGCGTCACCGGTTGCACCCCGCGCGCCTGCAGGCGCGCTCATTCACGCCGAGCGCGATGATTTTTATGTTCGCTTTTGATTTTGAGCATGGCCGGCTCGAAGAAAAATTCCTTCTCGCCAAACGCCGGCTTGAGCTGATCGAGCCTTGTCGCCTTCTCGTCGAACTTCGCGAAAAACACGCGCCCGGCCCACGACGGCTCGCGGCCCTGGATGAACTTCAACACGAAAACCTTTTCGCCTCGCACCTCGGCGATGCCATCGACGAGCACCTTGCCCGGCATCGCGGACATCGACGGCCCGCGCACCGTGCGCCCGAGGCCGGACAGTCTCCGATAAGAAAGTGAAAAGGGGCCGGCTGAGTTTTGTTGATTAAATATCCAAAACAGGGCCGGCCTATTTCCGCTCACCCCTTCATCTGGCTGACCAGATCGGCGACTGTGGCTTTGGCGTCGCCATAGATCATGCGGGTGTTGGGCATGAAGAAGAGTTTGTTTTCCAGGCCCGAGAAGCCCGTGCCTTTGCCGCGCTTGAGCGCGAAAACTGTTTTCGCCTCGTGCGCGTTGATGATGGGCATGCCGTAGATCGGGCTCGACGGGTCGGTCGCGGCGGCCGGGTTCACGACGTCGTTCGCGCCAATCACAATCGCCACGTCAACCGTCGGCATGATCGGGTTGATGTTGTCCATTTCGACGAGCTGCTCGTAGGGCACGTCGGCCTCGGCGAGGAGCACGTTCATGTGGCCGGGCATGCGGCCGGCGACGGGGTGGATGGCGTAGCGGATTTCGGCGCCGTTGTTTTCCAGGAGTTCGCCGAGCTCCTTGACGACGTGCTGCGCTTGCGCGACGGCCATGCCGTAGCCGGGGATCACGACGACGCTGCGCGCGGCTTCGAGTATGTAATACGCGTCCTCGGTCGAGACGGCTTTCATTTCGCCTTGCTCGGCGCCGCCGCCGGAGCCCGACGAGGCCGCGCCGAAGCCGCCGAAGAGCACGTTGCCGAGCGTGCGGTTCATGGCCTTGCACATGATGACGGTGAGGATGAGGCCGCTCGCGCCGACGAGGCAGCCGGCGACGATGAGCACGGTGTTGCCGATGATGAAGCCGGCGAAGGACGCGGCGACGCCGGAGAGGGAGTTGAGCAGCGAGATGACGACGGGCATGTCGCCGCCGCCGATGGGAATCACGCCGAGCACGCCGAGCAGGAACGCGCCGCCGATGAGCGTGTAGAAGGCCGTGGCGGAGTAGTCCTTGAGGGCGAGCGCAAGCACGACCGTGGCGGCCACAAGCACGAGCATGACGACAAAGTTGATCGCCTTTTGGCCGGCGAAGAGGAAGGGGCGGCCGGACATTTTTCCGGAGAGTTTCAGGTAGGCGACGAGCGAGCCGGTGAAGGTGATGCCGCCGACGATCACGGTGAGCGCGCTCACGATTAGGGTGAAGCGCATCTCGCCGGAAACGGGGAGGAGCCCGAGCACGGGCAGCGTGGCGTATTCGGCCCAGGCGACGAGCAGCGAGGCGAGGCCGCCGAAGCCGTTGAGCAGGGCGACCATTTCGGGCATGCCCGTCATCTGGACGCGCTTGGCGAGGATGCCGCCGATGAGCGCGCCGAGCGCGATGCCGCCGGCGATCCACGCGTAGCCTTGGATGCCCGCGCTCACGATGCCCTGGTCAAAGAGCGTGATGATGACGGCGAGGAGCATGCCGATTGCGGAGAGTCGGTTGCCGCGGCGCGCCGTGGTGGCGGAGCCGAGCATTTTTATGCCCATGATAAAAATGCCCGCCGAGACGATGTAGGCGATTTGGATGGCGATGTCTCTCATGGCTTATTTGTCCTTCTTCTTGAACATGCCGAGCATGCGGTCGGTGACGACGTAGCCGCCGACGACGTTGATGGTGGCGAGCACGAGCGCGCCGAAGCCGATCCATTTGGCGGCCTCGCCGCCGATGTGCGCGGTGGCGATCATGGCGCCGACGATGGTGATGCCGGAGATGGCGTTGGAGCCGGACATGAGCGGCGTGTGCAACTGCGAGGGCACTTTCGAGATGAGCTCGAAGCCCAGAAACGCGGCAAGCGTGAAGATGAACAGGAGGAGCAGTAGTGTTTCCATGTGTGTGTTGTGAGAGGGGAAAAAGGTGTGCTGTGTGGGTGTTGCGGCTGGATGAAAAAAATCAGGCGGTTGTTTTTGGCGCGAAGCTCGGGTGGACGACCTGGCCGCCGTGCGTGATGAGGCAGCCGCCCATGATCGAGTCGGCGGTGTCGATGGGGAGTTGTTTTTCCTTCGCGTTCCAGAAGTGCGTGATGAAGTTGGTGAGGTTGGCCGAGAGCATCTGGCTGGCGTGGAGGGGCAGGGTGCGCTCCAGGCATTCGGGGCCGATGATGGTGACGCCGTTTTCGGTGACGGTCTCGCCGCCGGGCTTGGTGAGCGCGACGTTGCCGCCGCCGGACGCGGCGAGGTCGACGATGACGCTGCCGGGTTTCATGCCGCGCACCATTTCGTCGGTGATGATGACGGGCGATTTGCGTCCGAAGAGCTTGGCGGTGGTGATGATGACGTCGGATTGCGCGCAGACCTTGGCCATGCCGGCGCGTTGTTTTTCGATTTGCTCGGGCGTGAGTTCCTTGGCGTAGCCTTGCGCGGTCTGGCCGGTGTCGCCGAGGTCGATTTTGACGAACTTGGCGCCGAGCGACTTGACCTGCTCCTCGACGACGGGGCGCGTGTCGAAGGCGTCCACGCGCGCGCCGAGGCGCTTGGCGGTGGCGATGGCCTGGAGGCCGGCGACGCCGACGCCGACGATGAACACGCGCGCGGGCGAGAGGGTGCCGGAGGGCGTCATCATCATGGGGAAAATTTTGTTGAGGCGCGTGCTGGCGAGGAGCACGGCTGCGTAGCCGGCGAGGTTGGCTTGCGAGCTGAGCACGTCCATTTTTTGCGCGAGGGTGGAGCGCGGGATCATTTCGAGGCTCACGGCGCTGATGTTTTTCTGCGCGAGGGTCTGGATGAGGGCGGACTGGTTGAACGGGTCGAGGAAGCTGAGGTGGAGGCAGCCGGGCTTGAGGCGCGCGATGCGCTCGGGCGTGGGGGCGGCGATGCCGAGCACGATGTCCGCCGAGGCGAGGGCGGCGTCTGCGTCGCCGGTCATGGTGGCGCCGACGGCTTCGTAGTCGGAATCGGGGATGAGGCAGGTTTTGCCGAAGCCGCGCGGAAGGGAGACGGCGAGGCCGGCGGCGACAAGCGTTTTTACCGAATCGGGCAGCAGCGTGACGCGTGTTTCGTTCGGTGTCGTTTCAATGGGACAGTGGATGTGCATTGGTGAAAAATTGCTGTCGGTGGATTGTGGACGTTAAGCGTTGGCTTGTCGCTACGTGCAAGAAAAGTTGCATGTCAGAAGTCAGGGCGTTGTGGCAATGGGTTTTTCGAGAAATATTTGGTTGTCCACGGATTTTACAAAACACGGGTGGCGAATCGGATGTGGGCACCCTGAAAATGTGGTTCGTTTTACTGCGAAAAAGGACGTGCAACTCGGCGGGCTTGAGGCACAATGCGAATCAATCTTATGGACGCCGAAAACCCTGCACGCGAACACAGACTGAATGTTTCACGCCAGCTCCCGAAGGGTTTTCGAACGCGTCGCGGGGTGAACTGGGGCATCATCGGCCTGCTCTACACGTCGTTCTACATGTGCCGCTATAATTTCTCGATAGCGAACAAGTCGATCGCGACGGAATTCGGGTTTTCCAACGAGCAGATCGGCTGGATCATTTCGGTGAACATGTTCGCCTATGCGTGCGGGCAAATCGTCAACGGACTGCTCGCCGACAAGCTCGGCGGAAAACGCGCGATGCTGATCGGCGTGGCGGGCACGATCATCATGAACATCCTGTTCGGCGTGGCGTCGTTTGCCGGGCTTCTCTGGTTGTTCGTGATGCTGCGCGGCATCGACGGGTATTTGCAGGCGTTCGGCGCGCCGGGTTTCATCAAGATCAACGTCACCTGGTTCAACAAGCGCGAGCGCGGAAAGTTTTCCGGCATCTTCGGTTTCATGATCAATCTCGGACGGCTGGGGATTTTCTGGCTCGGGCCGTCGCTCCTCGCGGGGTTTACGCTTTTCGGAATGTTTCATGTCGATCCGTTGCACTGGCGCTGGCTGTTTTGGGTGCCCTCGGGCATCGCGATGACGGTTGCGATCGTGTTTGCGTTTGTCGTCAAGAACACGCCGGAGGAGGCGGGCTACCATGTTGACGAATTGAAGGATCAGGACACCGCGGCAAACGGCGGCGCGAGCGGCGAAAAGGAGCCGACCGTCAAGGATGTGTTTTTGCGAATCGTCTCCAATCCGGTGATCTGGATGGTGGCGTTTGCCTATGCGTGCACGGGCACCGTGCGCCAGAGCGTGGACCAATGGTTCCCGCGTTACGTGCAGGAGGTTTTCAGCACGGATTTGAAGGGGCCTCACTTTTTCTGGCTGGGGACGTTGATTCCGATCGTGGCGTCGGCGGGTTCGCTGGTGTCCGGGTATGTTTCCGACACCTTTGCCAACGGACGTCGCGCGCCGGTGGCCGCGGTGATTTATTTTATAGAAACAATAATCATCATCCTGGCCGCGCAGGCATCGACGCTCAACGGGGTCATTGTGTTTTTCATCCTCATCGCGTTCACGGCCAACTCGACGCATTCGCTGCTCGGCACGGCCGCGGCGATGGATATCGGCGGAAAAAAGATGGCGGGATTTGCCTCGGGCGTGATTGATTCGTTCCAGTATTTCGGCGGTTTTCTGGCGGGCTTCCTGCTGGGGCGACTGCTCGACGGCAAGGGCTGGGTGTTCGATGTGTTCAGTTACCTGCACAACCTGATACTCGGCACGCCGCCCGAGGGCCACATGGGCTGGGGATTGTATTTCTACTTCATGGCTCCGTTCGGCATGACGGGCTGCATATTGATTTTGATCGGCGCGAGAATGAGCAAGAAGCGCGGAATGACGTTGTAGCGAGGACTGCCAGTCCTGCCTCCGCGCTCAGCGCGCTTCGGGGTTACCTTCCTCGAGGGCATGCGTCATTCACTTGCCTTTCGCCCGCACCGCATGTTTGCGGTTCGGAAAAAGTGTCCGGCAAATTTCGCACACCGTGCCATCGCAACCGCGCGCCGTGCAATGCTCGCGCC
This genomic interval carries:
- a CDS encoding NAD(P) transhydrogenase subunit alpha, with translation MHIHCPIETTPNETRVTLLPDSVKTLVAAGLAVSLPRGFGKTCLIPDSDYEAVGATMTGDADAALASADIVLGIAAPTPERIARLKPGCLHLSFLDPFNQSALIQTLAQKNISAVSLEMIPRSTLAQKMDVLSSQANLAGYAAVLLASTRLNKIFPMMMTPSGTLSPARVFIVGVGVAGLQAIATAKRLGARVDAFDTRPVVEEQVKSLGAKFVKIDLGDTGQTAQGYAKELTPEQIEKQRAGMAKVCAQSDVIITTAKLFGRKSPVIITDEMVRGMKPGSVIVDLAASGGGNVALTKPGGETVTENGVTIIGPECLERTLPLHASQMLSANLTNFITHFWNAKEKQLPIDTADSIMGGCLITHGGQVVHPSFAPKTTA
- a CDS encoding MFS transporter, with protein sequence MNWGIIGLLYTSFYMCRYNFSIANKSIATEFGFSNEQIGWIISVNMFAYACGQIVNGLLADKLGGKRAMLIGVAGTIIMNILFGVASFAGLLWLFVMLRGIDGYLQAFGAPGFIKINVTWFNKRERGKFSGIFGFMINLGRLGIFWLGPSLLAGFTLFGMFHVDPLHWRWLFWVPSGIAMTVAIVFAFVVKNTPEEAGYHVDELKDQDTAANGGASGEKEPTVKDVFLRIVSNPVIWMVAFAYACTGTVRQSVDQWFPRYVQEVFSTDLKGPHFFWLGTLIPIVASAGSLVSGYVSDTFANGRRAPVAAVIYFIETIIIILAAQASTLNGVIVFFILIAFTANSTHSLLGTAAAMDIGGKKMAGFASGVIDSFQYFGGFLAGFLLGRLLDGKGWVFDVFSYLHNLILGTPPEGHMGWGLYFYFMAPFGMTGCILILIGARMSKKRGMTL
- a CDS encoding NAD(P) transhydrogenase subunit alpha; its protein translation is METLLLLLFIFTLAAFLGFELISKVPSQLHTPLMSGSNAISGITIVGAMIATAHIGGEAAKWIGFGALVLATINVVGGYVVTDRMLGMFKKKDK
- a CDS encoding AraC family transcriptional regulator, with protein sequence MADPLSDILRLAKVEPTVAGGFTAGGAWSIRFPAPDKLKFFAILKGGCWLAIDNHKTPVRIEEGDVILLSLQTSFILAGDLSAVPLDAVKLFEKSKTQVIGDAEDCVQIGGHIRLDGASGAILEDVLPPFIHIKAASPQAASVKWLLDQYVRERARVLPGGEITAAHLVGLMFVQILRLYVDEGAPLASEWLRAIADKQLAPALRLMHETPGRSWRIDELAKASGMSRTAFAVRFKTVAGIAPLAYLTQWRMRLAEHALREENATLAALAERLGYSSESAFSNAFKRVTGCTPRACRRAHSRRAR
- a CDS encoding NAD(P)(+) transhydrogenase (Re/Si-specific) subunit beta — its product is MRDIAIQIAYIVSAGIFIMGIKMLGSATTARRGNRLSAIGMLLAVIITLFDQGIVSAGIQGYAWIAGGIALGALIGGILAKRVQMTGMPEMVALLNGFGGLASLLVAWAEYATLPVLGLLPVSGEMRFTLIVSALTVIVGGITFTGSLVAYLKLSGKMSGRPFLFAGQKAINFVVMLVLVAATVVLALALKDYSATAFYTLIGGAFLLGVLGVIPIGGGDMPVVISLLNSLSGVAASFAGFIIGNTVLIVAGCLVGASGLILTVIMCKAMNRTLGNVLFGGFGAASSGSGGGAEQGEMKAVSTEDAYYILEAARSVVVIPGYGMAVAQAQHVVKELGELLENNGAEIRYAIHPVAGRMPGHMNVLLAEADVPYEQLVEMDNINPIMPTVDVAIVIGANDVVNPAAATDPSSPIYGMPIINAHEAKTVFALKRGKGTGFSGLENKLFFMPNTRMIYGDAKATVADLVSQMKG